From one Lasioglossum baleicum chromosome 11, iyLasBale1, whole genome shotgun sequence genomic stretch:
- the LOC143213421 gene encoding betaine-homocysteine S-methyltransferase isoform X1, producing MNFEKHSVFKSRSIRGRIYTLRVQCVHTLLIARKMDIKILDGGFSAQLSTHVGAKIDGDPLWTARFLATNPDAVYATHLDFLRAGADIIETNTYQASIPGLMKHLSITEEESKHLLREAVNLARRAVTDYIEETSGKEEIENRKPLIVGSCGPYGASLHDGSEYNGAYGKTTSRETMKQWHKTRIDVLIEAGVDLLALETIPCYQEAEALVELLQEYPNIKAWLSFSCERNSRNIVDGSNFEKVATRCYKMALPGQLIAIGVNCLAPTDVTNLLKDINKNEDEFIPLIAYPNSGEIYSPTKGWVWNEHCNSVESFIPEWLDIGVRYLGGCCRMYSENIKAIRREVNSFKKKNTSK from the coding sequence TACTTATAGCGAGAAAGATGGACATTAAGATTTTGGATGGCGGATTTAGCGCGCAATTGTCTACTCATGTCGGTGCAAAAATCGACGGTGATCCCTTATGGACAGCACGATTTTTAGCAACAAATCCTGACGCGGTTTATGCAACACATTTAGATTTTCTACGAGCAGGAGCGGATATCATAGAAACCAATACTTATCAAGCCTCGATTCCTGGTTTAATGAAACATTTATCTATAACCGAAGAAGAAAGTAAACATTTATTACGCGAAGCTGTAAATCTCGCCAGAAGAGCAGTTACCGATTACATTGAAGAAACATCAGGAaaggaagaaattgaaaatagaaaaCCATTAATTGTTGGCTCTTGCGGACCTTACGGTGCTAGCTTACACGATGGTTCTGAATACAATGGAGCCTACGGTAAAACCACATCGCGGGAAACTATGAAACAATGGCACAAGACACGTATCGATGTTTTAATAGAAGCTGGCGTTGACCTGTTAGCTTTAGAAACTATACCTTGTTATCAGGAAGCAGAAGCATTGGTAGAACTTTTACAAGAATATCCAAATATTAAAGCGTGGCTTTCATTCTCTTGCGAGAGAAACAGTCGAAATATAGTGGATGGAAGCAATTTCGAAAAAGTAGCCACACGATGTTATAAAATGGCTTTACCGGGACAGCTAATCGCCATTGGCGTCAATTGTCTTGCTCCCACTGATGTAACTAACTTATTGAAAGACATTAACAAAAACGAAGACGAATTTATCCCGCTCATAGCATACCCTAACAGCGGCGAAATATATTCCCCAACCAAAGGATGGGTGTGGAACGAACACTGTAATTCCGTAGAAAGCTTTATTCCAGAATGGTTGGACATCGGTGTACGATACCTTGGAGGCTGTTGCAGAATGTATTCGGAGAATATAAAGGCTATCCGAAGAGAAGTCAACAGTTTCAAGAAGAAAAATAcgtcgaaataa
- the LOC143213421 gene encoding betaine-homocysteine S-methyltransferase isoform X2 translates to MDIKILDGGFSAQLSTHVGAKIDGDPLWTARFLATNPDAVYATHLDFLRAGADIIETNTYQASIPGLMKHLSITEEESKHLLREAVNLARRAVTDYIEETSGKEEIENRKPLIVGSCGPYGASLHDGSEYNGAYGKTTSRETMKQWHKTRIDVLIEAGVDLLALETIPCYQEAEALVELLQEYPNIKAWLSFSCERNSRNIVDGSNFEKVATRCYKMALPGQLIAIGVNCLAPTDVTNLLKDINKNEDEFIPLIAYPNSGEIYSPTKGWVWNEHCNSVESFIPEWLDIGVRYLGGCCRMYSENIKAIRREVNSFKKKNTSK, encoded by the coding sequence ATGGACATTAAGATTTTGGATGGCGGATTTAGCGCGCAATTGTCTACTCATGTCGGTGCAAAAATCGACGGTGATCCCTTATGGACAGCACGATTTTTAGCAACAAATCCTGACGCGGTTTATGCAACACATTTAGATTTTCTACGAGCAGGAGCGGATATCATAGAAACCAATACTTATCAAGCCTCGATTCCTGGTTTAATGAAACATTTATCTATAACCGAAGAAGAAAGTAAACATTTATTACGCGAAGCTGTAAATCTCGCCAGAAGAGCAGTTACCGATTACATTGAAGAAACATCAGGAaaggaagaaattgaaaatagaaaaCCATTAATTGTTGGCTCTTGCGGACCTTACGGTGCTAGCTTACACGATGGTTCTGAATACAATGGAGCCTACGGTAAAACCACATCGCGGGAAACTATGAAACAATGGCACAAGACACGTATCGATGTTTTAATAGAAGCTGGCGTTGACCTGTTAGCTTTAGAAACTATACCTTGTTATCAGGAAGCAGAAGCATTGGTAGAACTTTTACAAGAATATCCAAATATTAAAGCGTGGCTTTCATTCTCTTGCGAGAGAAACAGTCGAAATATAGTGGATGGAAGCAATTTCGAAAAAGTAGCCACACGATGTTATAAAATGGCTTTACCGGGACAGCTAATCGCCATTGGCGTCAATTGTCTTGCTCCCACTGATGTAACTAACTTATTGAAAGACATTAACAAAAACGAAGACGAATTTATCCCGCTCATAGCATACCCTAACAGCGGCGAAATATATTCCCCAACCAAAGGATGGGTGTGGAACGAACACTGTAATTCCGTAGAAAGCTTTATTCCAGAATGGTTGGACATCGGTGTACGATACCTTGGAGGCTGTTGCAGAATGTATTCGGAGAATATAAAGGCTATCCGAAGAGAAGTCAACAGTTTCAAGAAGAAAAATAcgtcgaaataa